Part of the Virgibacillus natechei genome is shown below.
GGAATGGGTGGAGGAACCGGAACTGGGGGAGCATCGGTTATCGCTCAAATTGCTAAAGATCTTGGTGCACTAACAGTTGGGGTTGTCACTCGTCCATTTTCGTTTGAAGGAAGAAGACGATCAACACAGGCAATAAGTGGAATTGACGAATTGAAAAGTAGTGTCGATACATTAATTGTTATACCGAATGATCGCCTACTAGAAATTGTTGATAAAAACACACCAATGTTAGAAGCATTTCGAGAAGCAGATAATGTACTAAGACAAGGTGTACAAGGTATTTCAGATTTAATTGCAAAACCAGGTTTGATAAATGTGGACTTTGCAGACGTGAAAACGATTATGCTTGATAAAGGATCGGCACTGATGGGAATCGGTATTGCAACTGGTGAAACACGAGCAGCCGAAGCGGCTAAAAAAGCTATTTCATCCCCATTGCTTGAAACTTCTATCGACGGGGCGCATGGTATTTTAATGAATATTACAGGCGGTACGAATTTAAGCTTGTATGAAGTCCAGGAAGCAGCCGATTTAGTTACTTCAGCTGCTGATAATGAAGTGAATGTTATCTTTGGTTCTGTTATTAACGATAACTTAAACGACGAAATTATTGTAACAGTTATAGCTACAGGATTTGATGAATCTACACAACAAGAAGATAAGAGACAACAACGTCCTACCATAAACCATAAACAGCAGGCTGCAACGAGAGAACCTGAGGATTCACCAAAAGAAACAGCGCAGCAACAACATCCGAAGCAAGAAGAAGAAACGTTAGATATACCTACGTTCTTAAGAAACCGTAACCGCAATAGGTAAATAATAATATATAAAGTAAAGAGCAAACCAGTAGCCAATGCGCTATTTGTTTGCTCTTTTTTTATTTCATACACCAGGAAACTATAGAATTTAAAAGCTGTGGATAATTTAGTTACTGGATTAGCCACGTCCGGATCCAGCGCTCAGCGACTAGCGCGACTTCTTTCACCTCCATACGATAAAGAAGACTTGCCGATTGGCACCGCCAGAGGCTTAGTCGCACTTATACCCTTGGGGTGAAAAGAAGACTTGCCGATTGGCACCGCCAGAGGCTTAGTCGCACTTATACCCTTGGGGTGAAAAGAAGACTTGCCGATTGGCACCGCCAGAGGCTTAGTCGCACTTATACCCTTGGGGTGAAAGTCAACATCGGCTTACTTGTCTTAAGGAAGGCCGACTAAAACCGGGCTTGCGCTCAGGCGTCGGCATACCCCTATGAAGGGGCATGTTTCCTTTATCACCTAGTCCGTACGTCGCTAACCGGGCGCTTGCACCTTTGTTGCTTTTTTCGCTTTTTAATCCACTGCTGCACACTGCTCATTTACTACGACAAACTCCCTTATAACTAGTTAAAATTAGCGCTTCTTTGCATACAAGGTACGACAGACTTTGCTTGTAAACTCAGGTATACTTCCTTTAAATCATTTATTTCATTATAAAAATTATTTCTCTAGGAAAGGAAGAAGACGGTGACCATATATCTTGATGCTGTCTGGACATTGAATTTTTTTCTGGACATGATGCTTTTATTGCTCACGCAAGCATTAGCAAGAGACAGCACAAGAAAAATCAGAATTATATTCGGGGCATTTATCGCTTCATTACTTGTGCCATTATCAATCTATTTTCCAGATTCTTTCTTTAATAGTGTGATTGGCAAATTCATTTATTCCGTAATTATTATATGGAGTGCTTTTGGTTATGTATCCATCTATCGAATGATGAAGTTGCTTCTTTTATTTTATTTCACATCTTTTGCAATAGGGGGTGGCTTAATAGCTATACATTTCCTTGTACAAAATCCGATTGGTATGTCCACAAACGGATTTCTAACATTTAATGGCGGATATGGTGATCCAATTAGTTGGATTTTTGTTGTCATTGGTTTCCCCTTAATGTGGATATTTACAAAAGTACGTATGGACAAGCATGTAGGAGAAAAGATTCGTTATGATCAACTATATCCAGTTACCATTCAATTAAAAAATAAACGTTATACGACGACTGGATACATTGATAGTGGAAATCAGTTAGTGGATCCAATAACTAAAAAAGCCGTAGTTATTTGTGATGAGCTATTTTTAAAACAATGGTTTACAGAAGATGAATGGCAATTACTGAAATCAGCTAATGAAAGTCTTAATTTCGATAGCCTTCCAAAAGAATGGGAGAACTATATTCAAATAGTGCCTTATCAAGGGGTGCAAGGGAATAATACGTTTTTATTAGCCTTAAGACCAGATCAATTAATTGTATATTATGAAAATCAAATAATCAGCACAAATAAAATCTTAATCGGCATTCAGTTTGCCAGTTTAACAAAAGACAGAAGCTATCATTGTTTGCTACAGCCGCAAATTATTAAGACAGCAGCTGTACAATCTGCATAAGCATAGAAGGAGAGATGAACGATGAAATCATTGAAATTACGTTTTCGATTAACGTGGTATAAAACATTAATGAAGTTTGGTATTAAACCTAAAGAAATATACTATATTGGTGGAAGTGAAGCGTTACCTCCTCCGCTTTCCAAAAAAGAAGAGCAAGAATTGTTGGAACTATTACCAAAAGGTGACAAGATGGCAAGGGCTATGTTAATTGAACGCAATTTACGTTTGGTTGTTTATATCGCTCGGAAATTTGAGAATACAGGTATAAATATAGAAGACTTGATCAGCATTGGTACAATTGGTCTTATTAAGGCTGTTAATACGTTTAATCCAGAGAAAAAAATTAAGCTGGCTACCTATGCATCCAGGTGTATTGAGAATGAAATTTTAATGTACTTACGAAGAAATAATAAATTAAAATCAGAAATATCTTTTGATGAGCCTTTAAACATTGATTGGGATGGAAATGAATTATTATTATCAGATGTGTTAGGAACAGAAGTGGATATTATAACAAAAAATCTGGAAACGAATGTGGATAAAAGCTTATTAAAGAATGCTTTATCCCAGTTAAATGATCGAGAAAAACAAATTATGGAATTACGATTTGGATTGATTGGAGAAGAAGAAAAAACACAAAAGGATGTAGCGGATATGCTGGGCATTTCTCAATCGTATATTTCCCGTTTGGAAAAAAAGATAATAAGGCGGTTAAAAAAAGAATTTAATAAAATGGTCTAGCCTTGTTCCTCTAAGAAAATGACTTGATTTTACACGTTTTCCAACTAAATCATCCTGCATAAAAATCTTCCTGTGCGGAGATACTGTCCATGAACAGCATCACCAACTGGGAGGGTTGAACAGGATGACAAGGCATAAAGTTGTGATATGTGGTGTTGATACATCGAAACTACCTGTATTAAAAAATGAAGAAATGCGGAAGTTATTTGTAAAAATGCAAGAAGGAGAAGACGACTTTTCAGCGCGTGAAGAACTGGTGAATGGAAATTTACGGCTCGTATTAAGTGTTATACAACGGTTTAATAATCGTGGTGAATATGTAGATGATTTATTTCAAGTAGGATGTATTGGTTTAATGAAATCAATTGACAATTTTGACTTATCACATAATGTTAGATTTTCCACATATGCCGTTCCTATGATTATCGGTGAAATTAGACGCTATTTAAGAGACAACAATCCTATTCGGGTATCAAGGTCACTAAGGGATACAGCTTATAAAGCTTTGCAAGTAAGAGAAAAACTAATAAGTAAAACATCAAAGGAACCTACACCGATGGAGATTGCAGAAGAGATGGGTATACCTCATTCCGACATTGTGTTTGCAATGGATGCTATTCAAGACCCTGTATCATTATTTGAACCGATATACAATGATGGAGGAGATCCCATATTTGTTATGGATCAAATTAGTGATGAAAAAGATAAAGACTCTACATGGGCAGACAAACTATCTTTAAAAGAAGGGATGTATCAATTAAACGAAAGAGAAGAAATGATACTAAATAAACGTTTCTTCCAAGGAAAAACACAGATGGAGGTAGCGGATGAAATAGGTATTTCACAAGCTCAAGTCTCTAGATTGGAAAAAGCAGCTATTAGTCAAATGAATAAAGAAATGTTTGAATGACGCTATCTATCTTGCTGCATTTAGTGGATAATGAATAGTACGGTACGGTAAAAAAGCAAAAGGAAAGGTGAAGAATCCCTATTCCTTTTGCTTTTTTTGCTTTCTAGTGAAATTATCTGAAATTGACGCATATATTTAGAGTAAGTGGGGTGAAATAAAATTGATAAAATTATCCGAACTGCAACTTAAAGAGGTCATCATTATTGATGATGGACGTCGATTGGGGCACATCTCTGATTTGGAAATTGATACAGATAGTGGTAAGATACTTGCAATTGTACTCATTATGCGTGAGAAGAAAAGTGGTATTTTCGGAAAGCCAGATGAACTAATTATTCATTGGGATCAAATTGTACGCATTGGTTCAGACGTCATTCTTGTAAAAGAGGTCCAACAACCACAATTGTATGCGTAACCTTTTACAAACAAGTAAAATAGAATATAGAAATTATGATAAAATGGTACAAGTGAGTGAAGGAGGACACGGCCATGATTGAACCATTTAAACACAGTAATGAATCCCATATACATATAGAAAAATGGAAAAAGCTTAATCCAAAACTAAAGGCTGGTTTCACGGTCAGGAACGGTGGTGTAAGCAAACCGCCGTTTGATACGTTAAATGGTGGTTTGCATGTACAGGATGAGTATGATGACGTTATAGAAAATCGTACAATTTTATCGAATCATTTGCGTATTCCATTGGAAAATTGGGTATTAGGAGAACAGACGCACCAAACAAATATACAAGCAGTTACTGCTAAGGATAAAGGGAAGGGGGCTATTTCCTATCAAAATTCTTTAAAAGACACGGATGGATTGATTACGAATTGCGAAGGTATATTATGTACTGCTTTTTTCGCGGATTGTGTTCCTTTATATTTTTTCGATCCGAAGTCAGGCTACATAGGTATTGCCCATGCAGGCTGGAGAGGTTCGGTTAACAGAATAGCTGAAAAAATGGTTCAAAAACTGGACGAAGCTGGAGTAAATCCAACAGACCTGCTCGTAACGATTGGCCCATGTATTACGCAAAAAGCCTATGAGGTTGATGAAAAAGTCATTAACCATATACATGTACAGGATAGGAAGAATACAGTAATCTCAAATGGCAACAATCGCTATTTATTAGATCTAAAGCAGTTAAATGTAGAAATCCTTTTACAATGTGGTGTAATACGTAATAATATAGATGTAACAAATTATTGCACGTTTAATGATAATGCGCTATTTTTTTCACATCGAAGAGATAATGGTCAGACAGGAAGAATGTTAGGTTTTCTTGGTTATGAATGTAGCTAAACTGGGGAGGAGTATTGGTGACAATGGATGTAGCAACAAATCTGCAATATATGAGGCGTACTATTAAACAAGCTAGTGAGAAAAGCAAACGAAATCCTGATGAAATTACAATAATAGGAGTTACGAAATATGTTACAATAGAAAGAACGAGGGAAGCCATTCAAGCAGGGATCAAAAATCTTGGCGAAAATCGTCCTGATGGATTTATGGAGAAATACAATCATATTGGAATTGATGCTAAATGGCATTTTATCGGCACCTTACAATCGAGAAAAGTAAAAGATGTAATCAACAAGGTTGATGTCGTTCATTCTTTGGATCGCCTATCGCTTGTTAAAGAAATAAACAAACGGGCAACGGAACAGAAAGATTGTTTTGTTCAGGTTAATGTGAGC
Proteins encoded:
- the ftsZ gene encoding cell division protein FtsZ → MLEFDTNMEELASIKVIGVGGGGNNAVNRMIEHGVEGVEFIAVNTDAQALNLSKAEVKLQIGGKLTRGLGAGANPEVGKKAAEESKEQIEEVLKGTDMIFVTAGMGGGTGTGGASVIAQIAKDLGALTVGVVTRPFSFEGRRRSTQAISGIDELKSSVDTLIVIPNDRLLEIVDKNTPMLEAFREADNVLRQGVQGISDLIAKPGLINVDFADVKTIMLDKGSALMGIGIATGETRAAEAAKKAISSPLLETSIDGAHGILMNITGGTNLSLYEVQEAADLVTSAADNEVNVIFGSVINDNLNDEIIVTVIATGFDESTQQEDKRQQRPTINHKQQAATREPEDSPKETAQQQHPKQEEETLDIPTFLRNRNRNR
- the spoIIGA gene encoding sigma-E processing peptidase SpoIIGA, encoding MTIYLDAVWTLNFFLDMMLLLLTQALARDSTRKIRIIFGAFIASLLVPLSIYFPDSFFNSVIGKFIYSVIIIWSAFGYVSIYRMMKLLLLFYFTSFAIGGGLIAIHFLVQNPIGMSTNGFLTFNGGYGDPISWIFVVIGFPLMWIFTKVRMDKHVGEKIRYDQLYPVTIQLKNKRYTTTGYIDSGNQLVDPITKKAVVICDELFLKQWFTEDEWQLLKSANESLNFDSLPKEWENYIQIVPYQGVQGNNTFLLALRPDQLIVYYENQIISTNKILIGIQFASLTKDRSYHCLLQPQIIKTAAVQSA
- the sigE gene encoding RNA polymerase sporulation sigma factor SigE, translated to MKSLKLRFRLTWYKTLMKFGIKPKEIYYIGGSEALPPPLSKKEEQELLELLPKGDKMARAMLIERNLRLVVYIARKFENTGINIEDLISIGTIGLIKAVNTFNPEKKIKLATYASRCIENEILMYLRRNNKLKSEISFDEPLNIDWDGNELLLSDVLGTEVDIITKNLETNVDKSLLKNALSQLNDREKQIMELRFGLIGEEEKTQKDVADMLGISQSYISRLEKKIIRRLKKEFNKMV
- the sigG gene encoding RNA polymerase sporulation sigma factor SigG, whose product is MTRHKVVICGVDTSKLPVLKNEEMRKLFVKMQEGEDDFSAREELVNGNLRLVLSVIQRFNNRGEYVDDLFQVGCIGLMKSIDNFDLSHNVRFSTYAVPMIIGEIRRYLRDNNPIRVSRSLRDTAYKALQVREKLISKTSKEPTPMEIAEEMGIPHSDIVFAMDAIQDPVSLFEPIYNDGGDPIFVMDQISDEKDKDSTWADKLSLKEGMYQLNEREEMILNKRFFQGKTQMEVADEIGISQAQVSRLEKAAISQMNKEMFE
- a CDS encoding YlmC/YmxH family sporulation protein: MIKLSELQLKEVIIIDDGRRLGHISDLEIDTDSGKILAIVLIMREKKSGIFGKPDELIIHWDQIVRIGSDVILVKEVQQPQLYA
- the pgeF gene encoding peptidoglycan editing factor PgeF, whose product is MIEPFKHSNESHIHIEKWKKLNPKLKAGFTVRNGGVSKPPFDTLNGGLHVQDEYDDVIENRTILSNHLRIPLENWVLGEQTHQTNIQAVTAKDKGKGAISYQNSLKDTDGLITNCEGILCTAFFADCVPLYFFDPKSGYIGIAHAGWRGSVNRIAEKMVQKLDEAGVNPTDLLVTIGPCITQKAYEVDEKVINHIHVQDRKNTVISNGNNRYLLDLKQLNVEILLQCGVIRNNIDVTNYCTFNDNALFFSHRRDNGQTGRMLGFLGYECS
- a CDS encoding YggS family pyridoxal phosphate-dependent enzyme; protein product: MDVATNLQYMRRTIKQASEKSKRNPDEITIIGVTKYVTIERTREAIQAGIKNLGENRPDGFMEKYNHIGIDAKWHFIGTLQSRKVKDVINKVDVVHSLDRLSLVKEINKRATEQKDCFVQVNVSGEESKHGLRPDEVIPFIKSIERYENVHVVGLMTMAPHLEDKERLREFFQTLADLRNTIKHKKLAHAPCEYLSMGMSNDYEIAIEEGATHIRIGSDLVGQ